The window TTTAGATACGAGCATGGAACCAACTGTGTCTGCGGTGCTTGATGAAAAGACGGATGCGGAATCAATCACAGAAGCTTCTACAGATGTTTTGACCAAGCTGATCGACGATGCGCAATTAGCGAAAGAAGAAAGTGCCATTGCACGTTTTATGTTAATTCTTTCTGCCTTGTATCGTGCTCAACCCGAAGTTTTCAGCCGGGGCGCAGACATTAAAGGCCGTAAACGGATCTACTTCGCGGAAGATCCACAAGCCTTGTTAGACAATGGTAAAACCACCAAGCCAAAACCTGTCCCTGAGACCCCTTACTGGGTTATTACTAACACTAATACTGGCCGTAAGCGCTTGATTATTGAGCAGTTAATGCAGGCCATGGGCTACTCTGCGGAAA of the uncultured Tolumonas sp. genome contains:
- the seqA gene encoding replication initiation negative regulator SeqA, with the protein product MKTIEVDEQIYRYIASRTLHIGESASDILRRLLALPLDTSMEPTVSAVLDEKTDAESITEASTDVLTKLIDDAQLAKEESAIARFMLILSALYRAQPEVFSRGADIKGRKRIYFAEDPQALLDNGKTTKPKPVPETPYWVITNTNTGRKRLIIEQLMQAMGYSAETIAEVCNKV